From Corvus cornix cornix isolate S_Up_H32 chromosome 5, ASM73873v5, whole genome shotgun sequence, the proteins below share one genomic window:
- the LOC120410083 gene encoding LOW QUALITY PROTEIN: protein tyrosine phosphatase receptor type C-associated protein (The sequence of the model RefSeq protein was modified relative to this genomic sequence to represent the inferred CDS: inserted 2 bases in 2 codons): protein MAGPRWHPLLLALAVPAEAGVPAGTRNDRAVAALLGLLLCLALALALAWHHLCRLSAGRYHPRPXGRRVLELLRGQWHRLRSPXDPAVALGDGDGEVAVRDEEEELMPWSLERRPEQEEEEGGDEQEEEKEEDEKEEDEEEAEAAPEGGESPLTGEKVAGGSAEALLSDLHAFSGTAAWGDVRPHVTAL, encoded by the exons ATG GCTGGCCCGCGGTGGCACCCGCTGCTGCTGGCGCTGGCGGTGCCGGCCGAGGCCGGGGTCCCCGCGGGGACCCGCAATGACCGGGCGGTGGCTGCCCTGCTGGgcctcctgctgtgcctggcactGGCACTGGCGCTGGCCTGGCACCACCTGTGCCGCCTCTCGGCCGGCCGCTACCACCCCCGGC TGGGCCGCcgggtgctggagctgctgcggGGGCAATGGCACCGGCTGCGCTCAC GAGACCCCGCCGTGGCCCTCGGGGACGGTGACGGGGAGGTGGCCGTGCGGGACGAGGAGGAAGAGCTGATGCCCTGGAGCCTGGAGCGGCGGccggagcaggaggaggaggaaggaggagatgagcaggaggaggagaaggaggaagatgagaaggaggaggatgaggaggaggccGAGGCAGCTCCGGAGGGCGGGGAGAGCCCCCTGACCGGGGAGAAGGTGGCAGGGGGCAGCGCTGAGGCCCTGCTCAGTGACCTGCACGCCTTCTCGGGGACAGCGGCCTGGGGGGACGTGCGGCCACACGTCACCGCCTTGTGA